One Candidatus Niyogibacteria bacterium genomic region harbors:
- a CDS encoding threonylcarbamoyl-AMP synthase → MEILKVGKNNFDEAVGRAVEVLKNCGVVVVPTDTVYGLAADAGNEKAVRKVFEIKGRVKDKKLPVFVSSLEMLSPSPNSVLPEPSSDLEREGRLGGFLKKVWPGKITCVFNAKNGGTIGVRMPNHDLVLKIIEKFGGPITGTSANVSGKPEHTKIDELIKEFKGLKVKPDLILDAGDLPPSKPSTVLDCTIWPPKILREGAVSKEELEKLQL, encoded by the coding sequence ATGGAAATATTAAAAGTTGGAAAAAATAATTTTGATGAGGCGGTTGGCAGAGCTGTGGAGGTGTTAAAAAACTGCGGGGTGGTTGTTGTGCCGACGGACACGGTTTACGGATTAGCCGCCGATGCCGGCAACGAAAAAGCGGTTAGAAAAGTTTTTGAGATAAAGGGCAGAGTGAAAGACAAAAAACTGCCCGTTTTTGTTTCTTCGCTCGAAATGCTTAGTCCAAGTCCGAACTCGGTTCTGCCAGAACCGAGTTCGGACTTGGAGCGGGAGGGCAGACTCGGGGGTTTTTTGAAAAAAGTTTGGCCCGGTAAAATAACTTGCGTATTTAATGCAAAAAATGGCGGGACGATAGGCGTGAGAATGCCTAATCACGATTTAGTTTTAAAAATTATTGAAAAATTTGGGGGACCCATCACGGGAACCTCGGCTAATGTTTCAGGCAAGCCGGAGCACACGAAAATAGATGAGCTTATCAAAGAGTTTAAAGGTCTCAAAGTTAAACCGGATTTAATTTTGGACGCCGGCGACTTGCCTCCGTCAAAACCATCAACTGTCCTTGACTGCACAATTTGGCCCCCAAAAATTTTAAGAGAAGGCGCGGTGAGCAAAGAAGAACTGGAAAAATTACAGCTTTAG
- a CDS encoding HAD family hydrolase: MPDVTKIALLDFDDVLFKTREFIELAGKNFCLAGAKKAELDLIYKKYRDQLVSSGKVYHQDNFVKHLAPKCPGFNPEIFAVLFQKNVVSVMKNLIYEDVGDFLNFLRKNGWRTIIISSGHPDWQRRKIVHSGIDELVDDIILTKGRSKTEEVGRILSSFAPSEIIFIDDNYTGSVGAVKKAFPQIKVFQLVRQELAGQREKVDCDHDCRTLDEIQKLLLS; encoded by the coding sequence ATGCCTGATGTGACTAAAATCGCGCTTTTGGATTTTGACGACGTTTTGTTTAAGACCAGAGAGTTTATTGAGCTGGCCGGAAAAAACTTTTGTTTGGCGGGGGCCAAAAAGGCGGAACTCGATTTGATTTATAAAAAATATAGAGACCAACTGGTTTCTTCCGGCAAAGTTTATCACCAAGACAACTTTGTAAAGCATCTGGCCCCCAAATGTCCCGGATTTAATCCGGAAATTTTCGCGGTATTGTTTCAAAAAAATGTTGTCTCTGTTATGAAAAATCTTATATACGAAGACGTTGGTGACTTTTTGAACTTTCTGCGAAAAAACGGGTGGCGGACGATAATTATAAGCTCGGGACATCCCGATTGGCAAAGGAGAAAAATTGTTCACAGCGGAATAGATGAATTGGTCGACGACATTATTTTAACAAAGGGGCGGTCTAAAACAGAAGAAGTCGGCAGGATTTTGAGCTCATTTGCGCCGTCAGAAATAATATTTATTGATGACAATTATACCGGCTCCGTTGGCGCGGTGAAAAAAGCATTTCCGCAGATAAAAGTTTTTCAGCTGGTGCGCCAGGAACTTGCGGGACAGCGCGAAAAAGTAGATTGTGATCACGACTGCCGCACTCTTGACGAAATCCAAAAATTGCTTTTATCCTGA